In Mytilus edulis chromosome 7, xbMytEdul2.2, whole genome shotgun sequence, a single genomic region encodes these proteins:
- the LOC139481376 gene encoding myomodulin neuropeptides 1-like — protein sequence MKYSFTLLVVLYSYVVAGSSKVTESSHDDGQLNRVRRGGLSMLRLGRGLQMLRLGKRAMPMLRLGRGVESYTPEEIRVIINTLIGEERGDRQVPLPRYGKDVEVQMLLQRLLGDPQFQERRSMSLYDADDDSPRLINPGPRPGKYRYRRSLPDVPPQNVYDEEKFEDIKEKIADIKDEVKDSEERTVPLPRFGRYLTEDDYVTDLDEEKRAMPMLRLGRAMAMLRLGKRAMHMLRLGKRPMNMLRLGRSDGSLDDEEEKRAMPMLRLGKRPFKMLRLGKRYDNTADDAEIKRNLRMMRLGRGSDKRAMPMLRLGRSQQ from the exons ATGAAATACAGCTTTACATTATTAGTAGTTTTGTATTCTTATGTAGTAGCAG GTTCTTCAAAAGTAACTGAGTCCAGTCACGACGATGGCCAACTTAACAGAGTCAGACGAGGTGGGTTAAGTATGTTACGATTGGGTAGAGGATTACAAATGTTACGATTAGGAAAACGTGCCATGCCTATGCTTCGACTTGGACGGGGTGTAGAATCATATACACCAGAAGAAATTCGTGTGATCATTAACACATTAATAGGAGAAGAGAGAGGTGATAGACAGGTACCTTTACCTAGATATGGTAAAGACGTTGAAGTACAAATGCTTTTACAGCGACTTTTAGGAGATCCACAATTTCAAGAACGCCGATCAATGAGTTTGTATGACGCAGACGATGATTCTCCACGTCTGATTAACCCAGGACCTCGTCCAGGAAAATACCGATACCGTCGTTCTTTACCAGATGTCCCACCTCAAAATGTTTACGATGAAGAGAAATTTGAAGATATCAAAGAAAAAATTGCCGATATAAAAGACGAAGTCAAAGACAGTGAAGAGAGAACAGTTCCACTCCCACGATTTGGTAGATACCTCACAGAAGATGACTACGTTACTGATCTTGACGAAGAAAAACGCGCAATGCCCATGTTAAGATTAGGAAGAGCAATGGCTATGCTTAGATTAGGCAAACGAGCAATGCATATGCTTAGATTAGGCAAACGACCAATGAATATGCTTAGATTAGGCAGATCCGATGGATCATTGGACGATGAAGAAGAGAAACGAGCAATGCCAATGTTGAGACTAGGAAAACGACCATTTAAGATGTTAAGATTAGGTAAACGATATGACAATACTGCTGATGAtgctgaaataaaaagaaatttacgAATGATGCGATTAGGACGAGGAAGTGATAAACGTGCCATGCCAATGCTTCGACTAGGCAGAAGTCAGCAATAA